A genomic segment from Leptospira kirschneri serovar Cynopteri str. 3522 CT encodes:
- a CDS encoding bifunctional glycosyltransferase family 2/GtrA family protein has product MRKKSFSIPIIIPAYNPDERLVQLVDELIQQGIVNIIVINDGSRESCASIFKKLTKFKQCHLLHHATNLGKGRALKNAINYCMLTFPQMFGVVTADADGQHKVSDVIKVVQSLLKYPDQLILGSRKFDKDVPFRSLLGNKITSIVFAFLIGRRLTDTQTGLRGIPTKFLSTCLRLSGERYEYEMNMLISTKEHRLRIFEESIETLYLENNKSSHFNPLIDSARIYFLFFRFAFSSVLTSAIDFCVFTVVYLSVSNLLTSIIFSRTIAGTFNFFVNKRFVFRDPGGVVIEFVKYAFLVSGLGLLAFTAIRYLHSLYGWNIIAAKAFIDTVFFLFSFAIQREFVFGGSSEEER; this is encoded by the coding sequence ATGCGCAAAAAATCATTCTCTATACCAATTATAATACCTGCTTATAACCCTGATGAACGATTAGTGCAATTGGTTGATGAACTGATTCAACAGGGTATTGTAAATATAATAGTGATTAATGATGGAAGCAGAGAATCTTGTGCATCTATTTTTAAGAAACTAACAAAATTTAAACAATGTCATCTTTTACATCATGCTACGAATCTAGGTAAAGGTCGTGCATTAAAGAATGCGATTAATTATTGTATGCTTACGTTTCCTCAAATGTTTGGAGTTGTCACAGCGGATGCGGATGGACAGCATAAAGTATCGGATGTTATTAAAGTGGTGCAAAGTCTTTTAAAATATCCTGATCAGCTAATACTTGGTTCGCGTAAATTTGACAAAGATGTTCCATTTCGCAGTCTTCTTGGTAATAAAATTACTAGTATCGTCTTTGCATTCTTAATCGGTCGTCGTCTTACAGATACACAAACTGGGTTACGTGGTATTCCTACAAAATTTCTTTCTACGTGTTTACGTTTGTCTGGTGAAAGATATGAATATGAAATGAATATGTTGATCTCTACTAAGGAACACCGTCTTAGAATTTTTGAGGAGTCAATTGAAACACTTTATCTAGAAAATAATAAATCATCTCATTTTAACCCCCTAATTGATTCTGCTAGAATTTATTTCCTTTTTTTTAGATTTGCATTTTCCTCAGTGTTAACTTCTGCCATTGATTTCTGTGTATTTACAGTGGTTTATCTTTCGGTTTCCAATCTTTTGACAAGTATCATTTTTTCTAGAACGATTGCAGGAACCTTTAATTTTTTTGTAAACAAACGATTTGTTTTTAGAGATCCTGGAGGAGTTGTAATTGAATTTGTTAAGTATGCATTTTTGGTTTCGGGATTAGGACTATTGGCTTTTACTGCAATCCGTTATTTACATTCTCTTTATGGATGGAATATAATTGCAGCTAAAGCTTTTATAGATACAGTATTTTTTCTATTTAGTTTTGCGATCCAACGTGAATTTGTGTTTGGTGGTAGCAGCGAAGAAGAACGGTAG